One Ricinus communis isolate WT05 ecotype wild-type chromosome 7, ASM1957865v1, whole genome shotgun sequence genomic region harbors:
- the LOC8288715 gene encoding phosphoenolpyruvate carboxykinase (ATP) 1 isoform X1: MVNCMETKFGLELSMVLELLLFNLCTSFFNREKIYGYTGDFERCIRPTPEELEDFGTPDFTIYNAGQFPCNRYTHYMTSSTSIDVNLARREMVVLDTQYAGEMKKGLFNVMHYLMPKRQILSLHSGCNMGKDGDVAPFFGLSGTGKTNLSTDPNRYLIGDDEHCWTETGVSNIEGVCYAKCIDLSKEKEPEIWNAIKFGTVLENVVLDEHTREVDYGDKGVTENTRASYPIEYIPNARIPCVGSYPKNVILLACDAFGVLPPVSKLNMAQTMYHFISGYTALVAGTEDGVKEPRATFSACFGAAFIMLHPTKYAAMLSDKMQKHGATGWLVNTGWSGGRYNMQYFYKKMLIVMVNQHPFSWKKKIWNIFGMLPLWIRQPYQVSIHKENH, from the exons atggtCAATTGCATGGAAACAAAATTTGGACTGG AGTTGTCAATGGTATTGGAGTTACTTTTGTTCAACCTTTGTACATCCTTTTTTAACCGCGAGAAGATATATGGCTACACAGGTGACTTTGAACG GTGTATCCGACCCACTCCTGAAGAACTGGAGGATTTCGGTACTCCGGACTTCACTATATACAATGCTGGCCAGTTCCCTTGTAATCGTTACACACACTACATGACATCTTCTACTAGCATAGATGTGAATCTAGCTAGAAGGGAAATGGTCGTCCTCGACACACAGTACGCCGGGGAAATGAAGAAGGGTCTGTTCAATGTTATGCATTATCTCATGCCTAAGCGTCAAATCCTCTCCTTACACTCTGGCTGCAATATGGGAAAAGATGGAGATGTTGCTCCCTTCTTTGGGTTGTCAG GTACTGGAAAAACAAATCTGTCTACTGATCCAAATAGGTACCTAATTGGAGATGATGAACACTGTTGGACTGAGACTGGAGTGTCAAATATTGAAGGGGTCTGCTATGCCAAGTGCATTGATCTCTCAAAGGAGAAGGAACCTGAAATCTGGAATGCCATTAAGTTTGGAACTG TGTTGGAAAATGTGGTGCTTGATGAACACACTCGTGAAGTGGATTACGGTGACAAAGGCGTCACAG AGAATACTCGAGCATCCTACCCCATTGAGTACATTCCTAATGCAAGGATACCATGTGTTGGTTCATACCCCAAGAATGTCATCCTTCTGGCATGTGATGCATTTGGTGTGCTCCCACCTGTGAGCAAGCTAAACATGGCACAGACCATGTATCATTTCATCAGTGGTTACACTGCTTTG GTGGCTGGCACAGAAGATGGTGTGAAAGAACCACGGGCGACATTCTCTGCTTGTTTTGGTGCTGCATTTATAATGTTGCACCCGACTAAGTATGCAGCTATGCTATCTGACAAGATGCAAAAACATGGTGCAACAGGATGGCTTGTCAACACTGGCTGGTCAGGGGGAAGGTATAATATGCagtacttttataaaaaaatgctTATAGTGATGGTCAATCAGCATCCATTTtcttggaaaaaaaaaatttggaataTATTTGGAATGCTACCGCTATGGATCAGGCAGCCGTATCAAGTTAGCATACACAAGGAAAATCATTGA
- the LOC8288715 gene encoding uncharacterized protein LOC8288715 isoform X3: protein MEEWQTNDHLVMSMPTNTMESQISRLCMLMESSKAIWEKLKGLYGHQNNFAHIFRLKQELSQITQGTKNPTEYATEILTRWEELQNYLPPSNDPEELQRRAEQDLIYTYLGGLDSSYESLRSQILLISRLPSIDAVIATIQHEETRRNTMNGSSKSTDSHSYLTRRDQGRQRGGPSAIVRCDHCIKQDHHRDGCWHLHPQLRPSRGWEGAGSKGGERRGGGSEMRREENPRKGVGAHSGMGASYAEKYMTPRPEMQPEFLGFSRPDPMIHGLHGLDLSAGPGPFFNQAQQAHSPIKPSRPIQLHRSIKPSRPPRPSPPVRPK from the coding sequence ATGGAAGAGTGGCAGACTAATGACCATCTGGTCATGTCCATGCCCACTAATACCATGGAAAGCCAGATTTCCCGACTGTGTATGCTCATGGAGTCATCAAAGGCAATCTGGGAAAAACTAAAAGGCCTTTACGGgcatcaaaataattttgctCACATTTTCAGATTGAAGCAGGAACTTTCTCAAATCACTCAGGGAACCAAGAATCCCACAGAATATGCAACGGAGAtattaactagatgggaagaGTTACAAAATTATCTTCCTCCGTCTAATGATCCAGAAGAGCTCCAAAGAAGGGCAGAACAAGATTTGATTTACACCTACCTCGGAGGCCTGGATTCAAGCTACGAAAGCTTGCGTTCTCAGATCCTCCTCATCTCTCGGCTGCCGTCAATAGATGCTGTGATAGCGACTATCCAACATGAAGAAACTAGACGGAACACTATGAATGGGTCATCAAAAAGCACGGACAGCCATTCATACCTCACCCGTCGAGACCAAGGCCGTCAGAGAGGAGGGCCGAGCGCCATCGTGCGATGTGACCACTGCATAAAGCAGGATCATCACCGCGATGGCTGCTGGCACCTCCATCCGCAGCTGAGGCCATCGAGAGGGTGGGAGGGGGCTGGCTCGAAGGGAGGCGAGAGGAGAGGTGGGGGGAGCGAAATGCGAAGGGaagaaaaccctagaaagGGTGTGGGAGCACATTCGGGAATGGGGGCGTCATATGCCGAAAAATATATGACGCCCCGACCCGAAATGCAACCCGAATTTCTAGGGTTTTCTCGACCCGACCCAATGATCCATGGTCTTCATGGGCTAGACCTCTCCGCTGGGCCAGGCCCATTCTTCAATCAAGCTCAACAGGCCCATTCTCCAATAAAACCCAGCAGGCCCATCCAGCTCCACAGGTCCATCAAGCCCAGCCGGCCTCCCAGGCCCAGCCCACCAGTCAGGCCCAAATGA
- the LOC8288715 gene encoding phosphoenolpyruvate carboxykinase (ATP) 1 isoform X2 has product MQLDNWVGGRCIRPTPEELEDFGTPDFTIYNAGQFPCNRYTHYMTSSTSIDVNLARREMVVLDTQYAGEMKKGLFNVMHYLMPKRQILSLHSGCNMGKDGDVAPFFGLSGTGKTNLSTDPNRYLIGDDEHCWTETGVSNIEGVCYAKCIDLSKEKEPEIWNAIKFGTVLENVVLDEHTREVDYGDKGVTENTRASYPIEYIPNARIPCVGSYPKNVILLACDAFGVLPPVSKLNMAQTMYHFISGYTALVAGTEDGVKEPRATFSACFGAAFIMLHPTKYAAMLSDKMQKHGATGWLVNTGWSGGRYNMQYFYKKMLIVMVNQHPFSWKKKIWNIFGMLPLWIRQPYQVSIHKENH; this is encoded by the exons ATGCAATTGGATAATTGGGTGGGTGGCAGGTGTATCCGACCCACTCCTGAAGAACTGGAGGATTTCGGTACTCCGGACTTCACTATATACAATGCTGGCCAGTTCCCTTGTAATCGTTACACACACTACATGACATCTTCTACTAGCATAGATGTGAATCTAGCTAGAAGGGAAATGGTCGTCCTCGACACACAGTACGCCGGGGAAATGAAGAAGGGTCTGTTCAATGTTATGCATTATCTCATGCCTAAGCGTCAAATCCTCTCCTTACACTCTGGCTGCAATATGGGAAAAGATGGAGATGTTGCTCCCTTCTTTGGGTTGTCAG GTACTGGAAAAACAAATCTGTCTACTGATCCAAATAGGTACCTAATTGGAGATGATGAACACTGTTGGACTGAGACTGGAGTGTCAAATATTGAAGGGGTCTGCTATGCCAAGTGCATTGATCTCTCAAAGGAGAAGGAACCTGAAATCTGGAATGCCATTAAGTTTGGAACTG TGTTGGAAAATGTGGTGCTTGATGAACACACTCGTGAAGTGGATTACGGTGACAAAGGCGTCACAG AGAATACTCGAGCATCCTACCCCATTGAGTACATTCCTAATGCAAGGATACCATGTGTTGGTTCATACCCCAAGAATGTCATCCTTCTGGCATGTGATGCATTTGGTGTGCTCCCACCTGTGAGCAAGCTAAACATGGCACAGACCATGTATCATTTCATCAGTGGTTACACTGCTTTG GTGGCTGGCACAGAAGATGGTGTGAAAGAACCACGGGCGACATTCTCTGCTTGTTTTGGTGCTGCATTTATAATGTTGCACCCGACTAAGTATGCAGCTATGCTATCTGACAAGATGCAAAAACATGGTGCAACAGGATGGCTTGTCAACACTGGCTGGTCAGGGGGAAGGTATAATATGCagtacttttataaaaaaatgctTATAGTGATGGTCAATCAGCATCCATTTtcttggaaaaaaaaaatttggaataTATTTGGAATGCTACCGCTATGGATCAGGCAGCCGTATCAAGTTAGCATACACAAGGAAAATCATTGA
- the LOC8288714 gene encoding uncharacterized protein LOC8288714: protein MGTKEETKLKTELQDIVLQTFTQFSTRIAKNEELGAVGSRLLSGFQQELEVNACLLGLQDHLTKAKSILNELENLLEDLASAINSSKESFSPLKDKDLCEEFDQQAII from the exons ATGGGAACCAAAGAAGAAACCAAGCTTAAAACAGAATTGCAGGACATAGTTTTGCAAACTTTCACACAATTTTCAACGAG GATTGCAAAAAATGAGGAACTCGGTGCTGTTGGAAGTAGATTACTTAGTGGGTTTCAACAAGAGCTTG AAGTAAATGCATGCCTACTCGGACTTCAAGACCATTTAACTAAAG CAAAAAGCATATTAAATGAACTGGAAAATCTTCTCGAGGATTTAGCTAGTGCAATTAACTCTTCTAAAGAAAGTTTCTCAcctttgaaggataaagatCTATGTGAAGAATTTGATCAACAAGCAATTATTTGA
- the LOC8288713 gene encoding protein RMD5 homolog isoform X1, translating to MLARLSDFVCCNLGSMDLNIWPLTLTILCLCQEIALMLVYQVVWYSYLILVCDLSVTWQLQDLGACLFDFLSQTIDKVNRRVSMDLNPIKDAFDRVAKKQKLSSSKAQEVIDQIMQEIEKAQEIIRSGYDSSEFDCKLVISELNKRLQEISPLSQLESTQKELNVALSKYPKQLEKSFNPDISKAYRNINFDIHTVNQIIAGHFYRQGLFSIGDCFINEAKEPESTAAMRSPFSEMYIILEAMKDRNLEPALKWAAANSDKLKESGSDLQLKLHRLQFVEILQNGSRSDALTYVRTHITPFASSSFGEIQKLMACLLYAGKLDRSPYAELLSAANWNIVAEELTRQFCNLLGQSFESPLSVTIAAGFQGLPPLLKFMTLMAGKKQEWQTMKQPVPVELNREFQFHSIFVCPVSKEQSTDENPPMLMSCGHVLCKQSINKMSKNSTKTFKCPYCPSDIDATQCRQLHF from the exons ATGCTTGCTCGACTTTCAGATTTTGTATGTTGTAATTTGGGATCAATGGACCTGAACATTTGGCCCCTGACGTTAACCATCCTATGTTTATGTCAAGAAATTGCTTTAATGCTTGTATATCAAGTTGTTTGGTATTCATATTTGATTCTTGTCTGCGACTTATCAGTCACATGGCAGCTACAGGATCTGG GTGCTTGCTTATTTGATTTCTTGTCTCAAACCATTGACAAAGTGAATAGAAGAGTGAGCATGGATCTGAATCCCATTAAGGATGCATTTGATCGTGTTGCAAAGAAGCAAAAGCTATCCAGTTCTAAAGCTCAAGAAGTGATTGACCAGATCATGCAAGAAATTGAGAAGGCACAGGAAATCATACGGTCTGGATATGATAGCTCTGAATTTGATTGTAAATTGGTTATCAGTGAACTTAATAAAAGGCTGCAAGAAATTTCTCCTCTTAGTCAGCTGGAAAGTACACAGAAGGAACTCAATGTAGCCCTGAGCAAATACCCGAAGCAGCTCGAGAAATCCTTCAACCCAGATATATCCAAGGCTTACAGGAACATAAACTTTGATATCCACACTGTCAACCAGATAATTGCAGGCCATTTCTACCGGCAGGGCCTGTTTAGTATTGGTGATTGCTTCATCAATGAGGCCAAGGAGCCAGAATCTACTGCTGCTATGAGATCCCCTTTttcagaaatgtatataatattagaagcTATGAAAGATCGAAATCTAGAACCTGCTTTGAAGTGGGCTGCTGCCAATTCTGATAAGCTCAAAGAAAGTGGTTCGGATCTTCAGCTGAAACTTCATCGGTTGCAGTTTGTGGAAATACTGCAAAATGGCAGCAGAAGCGATGCTCTCACATATGTCAGAACTCATATTACTCCTTTTGCTTCTAGTAGTTTTGGTGAAATTCAGAAGCTCATGGCTTGTCTCCTGTATGCTGGAAAGCTTGATCGCTCCCCATATGCTGAATTACTGTCTGCCGCCAATTGGAACATAGTGGCTGAGGAGCTAACCAGACAATTCTGCAATCTTCTGGGGCAGTCATTTGAGAGCCCATTGAGTGTGACAATAGCTGCAGGGTTTCAAGGTTTACCACCTCTTTTGAAGTTTATGACCCTGATGGCTGGAAAGAAACAGGAGTGGCAGACAATGAAGCAGCCAGTGCCAGTGGAGCTGAACAGAGAGTTTCAGTTCCATTCCATCTTTGTATGCCCAGTATCTAAGGAGCAATCGACTGATGAGAACCCGCCAATGTTGATGTCTTGTGGCCATGTGCTGTGCAAGCAATCTATCAATAAGATGTCAAAGAACAGCACCAAAACTTTTAAGTGCCCCTACTGTCCATCTGATATTGATGCTACACAGTGTAGGCAGCTACATTTCTGA
- the LOC8288713 gene encoding protein RMD5 homolog isoform X2 produces the protein MDLNPIKDAFDRVAKKQKLSSSKAQEVIDQIMQEIEKAQEIIRSGYDSSEFDCKLVISELNKRLQEISPLSQLESTQKELNVALSKYPKQLEKSFNPDISKAYRNINFDIHTVNQIIAGHFYRQGLFSIGDCFINEAKEPESTAAMRSPFSEMYIILEAMKDRNLEPALKWAAANSDKLKESGSDLQLKLHRLQFVEILQNGSRSDALTYVRTHITPFASSSFGEIQKLMACLLYAGKLDRSPYAELLSAANWNIVAEELTRQFCNLLGQSFESPLSVTIAAGFQGLPPLLKFMTLMAGKKQEWQTMKQPVPVELNREFQFHSIFVCPVSKEQSTDENPPMLMSCGHVLCKQSINKMSKNSTKTFKCPYCPSDIDATQCRQLHF, from the coding sequence ATGGATCTGAATCCCATTAAGGATGCATTTGATCGTGTTGCAAAGAAGCAAAAGCTATCCAGTTCTAAAGCTCAAGAAGTGATTGACCAGATCATGCAAGAAATTGAGAAGGCACAGGAAATCATACGGTCTGGATATGATAGCTCTGAATTTGATTGTAAATTGGTTATCAGTGAACTTAATAAAAGGCTGCAAGAAATTTCTCCTCTTAGTCAGCTGGAAAGTACACAGAAGGAACTCAATGTAGCCCTGAGCAAATACCCGAAGCAGCTCGAGAAATCCTTCAACCCAGATATATCCAAGGCTTACAGGAACATAAACTTTGATATCCACACTGTCAACCAGATAATTGCAGGCCATTTCTACCGGCAGGGCCTGTTTAGTATTGGTGATTGCTTCATCAATGAGGCCAAGGAGCCAGAATCTACTGCTGCTATGAGATCCCCTTTttcagaaatgtatataatattagaagcTATGAAAGATCGAAATCTAGAACCTGCTTTGAAGTGGGCTGCTGCCAATTCTGATAAGCTCAAAGAAAGTGGTTCGGATCTTCAGCTGAAACTTCATCGGTTGCAGTTTGTGGAAATACTGCAAAATGGCAGCAGAAGCGATGCTCTCACATATGTCAGAACTCATATTACTCCTTTTGCTTCTAGTAGTTTTGGTGAAATTCAGAAGCTCATGGCTTGTCTCCTGTATGCTGGAAAGCTTGATCGCTCCCCATATGCTGAATTACTGTCTGCCGCCAATTGGAACATAGTGGCTGAGGAGCTAACCAGACAATTCTGCAATCTTCTGGGGCAGTCATTTGAGAGCCCATTGAGTGTGACAATAGCTGCAGGGTTTCAAGGTTTACCACCTCTTTTGAAGTTTATGACCCTGATGGCTGGAAAGAAACAGGAGTGGCAGACAATGAAGCAGCCAGTGCCAGTGGAGCTGAACAGAGAGTTTCAGTTCCATTCCATCTTTGTATGCCCAGTATCTAAGGAGCAATCGACTGATGAGAACCCGCCAATGTTGATGTCTTGTGGCCATGTGCTGTGCAAGCAATCTATCAATAAGATGTCAAAGAACAGCACCAAAACTTTTAAGTGCCCCTACTGTCCATCTGATATTGATGCTACACAGTGTAGGCAGCTACATTTCTGA